In the genome of Candidatus Bipolaricaulota bacterium, the window GTGGCACATGGGGTGATCGTCGTCGGAATCGCGGGAAACGACGGTAAGCCCCAAGTAAGCTACCCGGCGAAATACTCGTCCATCCTTGCGGTCAGTGCGATCGACCGAAACGAGCATCTCGCATCGTTCAGCAACTACGGACCCGAGGTGGAAATCACGGCACCGGGCGCCAGGGTAACCGCCCTCTTCCCGGGCGGCATCGCTGGGACGGCCTCCGGCACATCGTTCGCCGCCCCACACGTGTGCGGTGTGCTCGCGCTCATCCTCTCCGCGCACCCGGGTATGACGGGAGAACAAGCGGTGTCGCTCTTGGAGGCGAGTGCAATCGACCTAAAGCCGCCGGGGCGGGATTACTACTTTGGATATGGACTGATCAATGCCGCCGCCGGTGTATCGCGGTAGCCGCAAAGCACTTGAGGTCACGACTGCCGTTGCCCCGGGGCAGGCTCAGCTATCCAGCGTCAGTGAGCGCGATCCGCATCCGGTTCAGGGCCTCGGCCAGGGTCGAGCGCGGACACGCGAAGTTGAGGCGCACGAATCCCTCCCCGCCCGGGCCGAACCGGGCCCCGTCGTTCAGCGCCACCCGCGCCCTCCGGAGGAAGAACTCGTGCGGGTTCCCATCGAGCGCATCCCGGCAGTCGAGCCACGCCAGGTACGTCCCCTCGATCGGCCCCATTTTTACCCCGGGGAGCCCATCCCGGACGAACCGCGTCACGTAGTCGCGGTTTTCCGCAAGGTACGCGATGAGATCGTCCAGCCACTCCTCCCCGTGGCGGTAGGCGGCCTCGGCCACGACGTAGCTCATGATCCCCGGGTGCGGCACAAGCCCGCGCTGCGCGGCCTCCAACCGAGCACGCAGCTCCGGGTTGGGGACGACCGCGATCCCGCAGCTGATCCCGGCGACGTTGAACGACTTGTTCGGAGCGAACAGGGTGACGGTGCGGTCCGCGATCTCCGGGGCGATACTCGCGATCGGGATGTGGCGCCGCCCGTCGTACACGAAATCGGCGTGGATCTCGTCCGAGCAGATGTAGACCCCGTTGCGCACGCAGATCTCCGCCATTTGTTCCAGCTCGGCCCGGGTGTAGACGCGTCCCACCGGGTTGTGCGGGTTGCACAGCAGGAACATGGACGCCTCCCGCGCCAGCCGGGCG includes:
- a CDS encoding PatB family C-S lyase, whose translation is MAEHRFDFDRVIDRRGTDSIKWNLFEPDVLPLWVADMDFPAPPAVIDALRDRVEHGIFGYPQEPPELRAVIVDWIARRYGWKVTPEAIVFVPNVVVGFNLAAHALARQGSGLLIQTPIYFPILDVPDHASLEARLNRLVRDSAGRYEIDFDDFARLAREASMFLLCNPHNPVGRVYTRAELEQMAEICVRNGVYICSDEIHADFVYDGRRHIPIASIAPEIADRTVTLFAPNKSFNVAGISCGIAVVPNPELRARLEAAQRGLVPHPGIMSYVVAEAAYRHGEEWLDDLIAYLAENRDYVTRFVRDGLPGVKMGPIEGTYLAWLDCRDALDGNPHEFFLRRARVALNDGARFGPGGEGFVRLNFACPRSTLAEALNRMRIALTDAG